CGCGTTCGGCGTCGCGACGGACACCGGCGACGCCACGGGGAAGCCCGTGGAGGAGCGTCCCGGGGCGACCGCGACGGAAGGCGCCGTGGCGGAGGCGCTGGCGGCCCTGGTGGGGACCTTCGAACAGGTCCCCCCGGCGTACTCCGCGGTCAAGGTGGGTGGCGTGCGCTCCTACACGCTCGCGAGGAAGGGGATGGAGGTTCCTCTCGCGGCGCGCCGGGTCACGGTCCGCGAGGCGCGGCTCCTTTCCATCGGGCCGGATCGGTTTCGGGCGTTCCTCGCCGTGTCGAAGGGGTTCTACGTCCGGTCGCTGCCTCGCGACCTGGGTGCGCGCCTTGGGGTTCCGTTGACGGTCTCGGAGCTGCGGCGCACCCGGGTGGGGGCGTTCCGTGCTTCGCTGGCGGTGACGCTGGACGTCCTGCGCGAGCGGGCACGGGGCTCCGACGCGGTCTCCCTGCTCATCCCGATCGTCGACGCGCTCGAACGGTTCCCGCGCTGGGAGGTGCCGGCGGAGGCGATCTCCCAGGTGCGCAACGGACGGCTTTCGGGTTCGTGGCTGGTCGAGCGCGCCGCGGCTTCGCCGGGGGATCTCGCGCTGCTGGTGACTTCGCTTCGGGAGCCGCTGGCGATCGTCGGCCGGGATCCGACGGGGCTTTGGAAAATCGTTCGGGGCATCTGATTTACATACGGGATCGGATATGGTATAAATTAATTCCTCAATAAAAACGGAACATTCTCGACGCAACGAAAGGAGAAAGGCAAAAGGTCATGAGTCTGATCACCGAGAAAAAGAGCGACATCATCGGAAAGTTCCGTGTGCACGACACGGACACCGGTTCTCCCGAGGTCCAGGTCGCGCTCCTCACGGAGCGGATCAACATGATCACGGACCACCTCAAAGTTCACTCCAAGGACTTCAGCACGCGACGGGGCCTGCTCAAGCTGGTCGGGCAGCGGCGGCGCCTGCTGGATTACCTGAAGTCGGTGGAATCGATGCGGTACAAGGCCCTTCTGGAGACGCTCGGTCTTCGCAAGTAGTCCCGGCATCGCTCCGGAAATTTCCGCCAACACAATCCGCGGTCCCCACGGGGGGCCGCTATGAGAAGGGAATCCATCACTGTGGGAAACGTGTACGAAATTGAAGTATCCGGACGGAACCTGTCCATCGAATCGGGCCGTTGGGCCCGCCAGGCCGGCGGCGCCGCGGTCGTCACCTA
The Deltaproteobacteria bacterium DNA segment above includes these coding regions:
- the truB gene encoding tRNA pseudouridine(55) synthase TruB; translation: MTAGVLVVDKPRGITSFDAVQAVGRILKERKCGHAGTLDPMATGVLPVCVGAATKIAGYLMEEEKEYEAEFAFGVATDTGDATGKPVEERPGATATEGAVAEALAALVGTFEQVPPAYSAVKVGGVRSYTLARKGMEVPLAARRVTVREARLLSIGPDRFRAFLAVSKGFYVRSLPRDLGARLGVPLTVSELRRTRVGAFRASLAVTLDVLRERARGSDAVSLLIPIVDALERFPRWEVPAEAISQVRNGRLSGSWLVERAAASPGDLALLVTSLREPLAIVGRDPTGLWKIVRGI
- the rpsO gene encoding 30S ribosomal protein S15, with amino-acid sequence MSLITEKKSDIIGKFRVHDTDTGSPEVQVALLTERINMITDHLKVHSKDFSTRRGLLKLVGQRRRLLDYLKSVESMRYKALLETLGLRK